A stretch of the Sphingomonas sp. CL5.1 genome encodes the following:
- a CDS encoding helix-turn-helix domain-containing protein: MTSEAEIVRAALGSKRSDKLLRLFEYLLARTIEGQSPSEMDIADEVFSSGRTLDVSQDATVRVYIHRLRKTLDQIYADRPPPRLQIPKGEYRIVVNDDQPISPDAPEAEPDSPAPRSYRPRALIWAALALLVMANLAAWWLIRPFAPEGTMQTVAGTRLWRSIAHDSRPIVIVLGDYYTFADSSGSPNAPAAAPRFILDPAINSRQDLDIFLMRAPGEVGRYTDRDLRFVPSSTVFALGGLFETVRSLRGGSGGARASVLPVAQLTPEILKSSDVIYVGLLSGLGPLLRNPVFQASGFKVGKTYDELIDRATNRHYMSDGVVMSDEHIPRRDFGYIASIPGPSGNRIVVIAGTRDSGLLQMAEVASDPAKLRELNLPAPISLTGFEALYQVRTMGNLNLSGRLLIERPVRWHGIWDTTKASQRFPGDEYEGAGNAQH; the protein is encoded by the coding sequence TTGACGTCCGAAGCGGAGATCGTCCGGGCGGCGCTTGGTTCGAAGCGTTCCGACAAGCTCCTGCGCCTCTTCGAATATCTGCTGGCGCGCACCATCGAGGGGCAATCCCCCTCCGAGATGGACATCGCCGATGAAGTGTTTTCGAGCGGCCGGACGCTCGACGTTTCGCAAGACGCGACCGTGCGGGTCTATATCCATCGACTGCGCAAGACGCTCGACCAGATCTATGCCGACCGACCACCGCCAAGGTTGCAAATTCCGAAGGGCGAGTATCGGATCGTCGTCAATGACGACCAGCCGATATCCCCGGACGCTCCTGAAGCCGAGCCTGACTCTCCCGCGCCCAGGTCTTATCGCCCCCGAGCGCTGATATGGGCGGCTCTTGCATTACTGGTGATGGCCAATCTGGCCGCGTGGTGGCTCATTCGGCCTTTCGCGCCGGAAGGCACGATGCAGACGGTCGCCGGAACGCGCCTCTGGCGCTCGATCGCGCACGACTCGCGTCCGATCGTCATCGTTCTGGGCGATTATTATACGTTCGCGGACTCATCGGGATCGCCGAACGCTCCGGCGGCGGCACCGCGCTTCATCCTGGACCCCGCGATCAACTCGAGACAGGATCTCGACATCTTTCTCATGCGCGCTCCGGGCGAGGTAGGCCGGTACACCGACCGCGATCTCCGCTTCGTTCCATCCAGCACCGTATTCGCCCTGGGCGGATTGTTCGAAACGGTGCGGAGCCTGCGTGGCGGCTCCGGCGGCGCGCGCGCAAGCGTCTTGCCCGTGGCACAGCTTACCCCGGAAATCCTGAAGTCGTCGGACGTGATCTACGTCGGGCTGTTGAGCGGCCTGGGGCCCTTGTTGCGGAATCCCGTGTTTCAGGCATCCGGCTTCAAGGTCGGCAAGACATATGACGAACTGATCGACCGCGCCACGAACCGCCACTATATGTCAGACGGCGTGGTCATGTCGGACGAGCATATACCGCGTCGGGATTTCGGCTATATCGCCAGCATCCCCGGCCCCTCGGGCAATCGCATCGTCGTCATCGCGGGCACGCGCGATTCGGGCCTGCTGCAGATGGCCGAGGTCGCGAGCGACCCCGCGAAGCTTAGGGAGCTCAACCTGCCCGCTCCGATCAGCCTGACCGGCTTCGAAGCTCTCTATCAGGTCCGCACCATGGGCAACCTCAACCTGAGCGGCCGGCTTCTCATCGAACGGCCGGTTCGCTGGCACGGGATCTGGGATACGACCAAGGCCAGCCAGCGCTTCCCCGGCGACGAGTATGAAGGCGCCGGTAACGCGCAGCATTGA
- a CDS encoding TonB-dependent receptor, giving the protein MIWPGNFGEFEMVKGGYKAINARRVAITAAVSTIALLSCAAHAQVAATAASAAAGSSGAPAPEASDERPTGEIVVTATRHAETLSKVPLSIVATDQKALDDRGVKSFADLAKLTPSVTFGQSALAYGTGQTNIAIRGVTTVSGVPTTGVYIDDTPVQTRNGGSPSLTNPYPQIFDLDRVEVLRGPQGTLFGTGSMGGAIRFITPEPSYRDVSIYGRSEVSTTDHGAASYEAGVAAGVPIVEDKLGIRISVWHRHDGGYIDRLDRVTKQLIKRDINDQDSTNARIALGWKPTDTVTIEPSLYYQETSYGDADLYELATSHGSDLKTSISRLPQTHWDRFFLPALKMSFDFGGVSLISNTSYFTRKTTTVSDDSTLSLATFSGYNYNVPAALNNYLAYTDNKTSQNTFTQEIRLQSLNANGRFTWVVGGFFTSGKTNDEYGGADPDLLDNLNFGLGLAGEPPAASVTDVLGFPLYQGKYSNFVQTHYKDVQKSVFAQGDFKLLPRLKLTAGVRYTSADLTYDSFYAGPIYGTDGSLVAHAKPKSNQVTPKFGLAYQADTNNLFYANIAKGARAGLVAPPVGNGCAADGANLGFDPLQPRAIKPDSLWSYEIGTKNRLFGGRVTTDISAYHIDWNNIQSTLFLPICTLPTTFNLGKAKIDGFDAAISVKPIRGLTVGASVSYTNARYSESQPNGYDKGEPLGVPPWSVHLEGEYDFSVDTREYYLRSDFSYTSHDNRPLDLTSPLVDPNLPRAPATSLLNLRAGMRLSGVDVSIFANNVTNSEPVLSLGHDTVQSQVFRSTTFRPRTIGLTVTYRH; this is encoded by the coding sequence GTGATATGGCCGGGTAATTTTGGGGAGTTCGAGATGGTGAAAGGTGGATATAAGGCGATTAACGCCCGGCGTGTGGCGATCACTGCCGCAGTGAGCACGATCGCTTTGCTGAGTTGTGCCGCCCACGCTCAGGTCGCCGCGACGGCTGCGTCGGCCGCCGCCGGATCATCCGGCGCGCCGGCGCCGGAGGCGAGCGACGAGCGCCCGACAGGAGAGATTGTCGTCACCGCGACGCGACATGCGGAAACGTTGAGCAAGGTTCCGCTCAGCATCGTGGCGACGGATCAGAAGGCGCTCGATGACCGCGGCGTGAAATCCTTCGCCGATCTCGCGAAGCTGACGCCGAGCGTTACCTTCGGGCAGAGCGCGCTAGCCTATGGCACCGGCCAGACGAATATCGCCATTCGCGGCGTCACGACGGTCAGCGGCGTGCCGACGACCGGTGTCTATATCGACGACACACCTGTGCAGACGCGCAATGGCGGCAGCCCCAGCCTGACGAATCCCTATCCCCAGATCTTCGATCTTGATCGTGTCGAGGTGCTGCGCGGGCCGCAGGGGACCTTGTTCGGGACCGGTTCGATGGGCGGCGCGATCCGCTTCATCACGCCGGAGCCCAGCTACAGGGACGTGAGCATTTATGGCCGGTCGGAGGTCAGCACGACCGATCATGGCGCGGCCAGCTACGAAGCGGGCGTCGCCGCGGGTGTGCCGATCGTCGAAGACAAGCTCGGTATCCGTATCAGCGTCTGGCATCGGCACGACGGAGGCTATATCGACCGGCTCGATCGCGTCACCAAGCAGTTGATCAAGCGTGACATCAACGATCAGGACAGCACCAATGCGCGCATCGCGCTGGGCTGGAAGCCGACCGATACCGTCACCATCGAACCGTCGCTCTATTATCAGGAGACCAGCTACGGCGACGCCGATCTGTACGAGCTGGCGACTTCCCACGGCAGCGATCTCAAGACCAGCATATCGCGACTTCCGCAAACCCATTGGGACAGGTTTTTTCTGCCGGCATTGAAGATGTCGTTTGATTTCGGCGGTGTGTCGCTGATCTCCAATACCTCCTATTTCACGCGGAAAACAACGACGGTATCGGACGACAGCACGCTCAGCCTGGCGACGTTCAGCGGCTATAACTATAACGTCCCGGCCGCGTTGAATAACTATCTCGCCTATACCGACAACAAAACCTCGCAGAACACCTTCACGCAGGAAATCCGCCTGCAGAGCCTCAATGCGAACGGCCGGTTCACCTGGGTCGTGGGCGGCTTTTTCACGAGCGGAAAGACCAATGACGAATATGGCGGGGCCGATCCGGACCTGCTCGACAATCTCAATTTCGGCCTGGGACTGGCCGGCGAGCCGCCGGCCGCCTCTGTCACGGACGTGCTCGGCTTCCCCTTGTACCAGGGGAAATACAGCAATTTCGTGCAAACCCATTACAAGGACGTGCAGAAATCGGTTTTCGCCCAGGGCGACTTCAAGCTTCTTCCGCGCCTCAAGCTCACCGCCGGGGTGCGCTACACTTCCGCCGATCTGACCTATGACAGCTTCTATGCCGGCCCGATTTACGGCACCGACGGCTCTCTGGTCGCTCATGCGAAACCGAAGAGCAACCAGGTCACGCCCAAATTTGGCCTGGCCTATCAAGCCGATACCAACAATCTCTTCTATGCGAACATCGCCAAGGGAGCGCGCGCGGGGCTGGTCGCTCCCCCTGTCGGCAATGGATGCGCGGCGGACGGCGCGAATCTGGGCTTCGATCCGTTGCAGCCACGCGCGATCAAGCCGGATTCGCTCTGGAGCTATGAGATCGGCACCAAGAACCGCCTGTTCGGCGGGCGGGTCACCACGGATATCTCGGCGTACCATATCGACTGGAACAATATCCAGTCGACCCTCTTCCTGCCGATCTGCACACTGCCCACCACCTTCAATCTCGGAAAGGCCAAGATCGATGGCTTCGATGCCGCGATATCGGTGAAGCCGATCCGGGGCCTCACGGTTGGCGCGTCGGTATCCTATACGAATGCGCGATATTCCGAATCCCAGCCTAACGGCTACGACAAGGGAGAGCCGCTCGGCGTGCCGCCCTGGTCGGTCCATCTCGAGGGGGAATATGATTTCAGCGTGGATACGCGGGAATATTATCTCCGGTCGGATTTCAGCTATACCAGCCACGACAATCGGCCGCTCGATCTGACATCGCCGCTGGTCGATCCGAACTTGCCGCGAGCGCCTGCGACCTCGCTTCTGAACCTGCGTGCGGGCATGCGGCTTTCCGGAGTTGATGTGAGCATATTCGCTAATAACGTGACCAATTCGGAGCCCGTGCTCAGCCTCGGCCACGATACCGTGCAATCGCAGGTGTTCCGCTCGACGACGTTCCGCCCGCGGACCATCGGGCTGACCGTGACCTATCGCCACTGA
- a CDS encoding DUF6152 family protein, which produces MAAAPAMKTVWNWSWMMRVFGKWALVAFFSLAGAVSPAAAHHSFAMFDQTKISHLDGVTVKQFNWTNPHTYVVVEGKDGSGTTSYTLECSSTNMMSQSGWKFNTIKVGDKVTVDFYPLRSGKPGGMLKTVTLSNGKTLKAW; this is translated from the coding sequence GTGGCCGCCGCGCCGGCCATGAAGACGGTATGGAATTGGAGTTGGATGATGAGAGTGTTCGGGAAGTGGGCGTTGGTGGCGTTTTTCAGTTTGGCGGGGGCGGTTTCCCCGGCCGCGGCGCACCACTCGTTCGCAATGTTCGATCAAACGAAGATATCGCATCTGGACGGCGTGACGGTGAAACAGTTCAACTGGACGAACCCGCACACCTACGTCGTCGTCGAGGGCAAGGATGGGAGCGGCACCACGAGCTATACGCTCGAATGCAGCAGCACCAACATGATGAGCCAGTCGGGCTGGAAATTCAACACGATCAAGGTCGGCGACAAGGTGACGGTCGACTTCTACCCGCTGCGCAGCGGCAAGCCCGGCGGCATGCTCAAAACGGTCACTCTCTCTAATGGGAAGACCCTAAAGGCATGGTAA
- a CDS encoding AMP-binding protein yields the protein MRTETVYSRFAETAGHSPGHAFLNVLPETAGIYQIDAGEIPYRVMLDRVENWRHRLREAGFGVGHRVGLLLQNRPIYFEIWFALNSLGASVVPINPDLRLSELEYIIGHSGMDAAFVLPDRRDELLRAAHNAGQAMQAIVPGERIEAPASPAKADAVPDSATEAALLYTSGTTGNPKGCVLSNEYFLHSGNWYRDVGGAVQLQPGSERMLTPLPVFHMNAMAVSVLAMITVGGCLTILDRFHPGTWWDSVRRSEATCLHYLGVMPSMLMKAPPSDEDRNHRVRFGFGAGVATELHEPFEARFGFPLIEAWAMTETGSGGVICASHEPRKVGTSCFGRPGPDVEIRIVDDAGRDVAPTNPGELLVRRSGPDPRYGFFREYLKNEAATAEAWDGGWFHTGDIVRQDADGDLHFVDRKKNVIRRSGENIAAVEVETILARHPLIRQVAVAATPDPLRGDEVAALIVASGDKQDQEAAEQIMRWALDQMAYYKAPGWIAFVDALPLTATAKILRAALKTQVAEMMGRGEFFDLRAWKKRHL from the coding sequence GTGCGCACCGAAACAGTCTATTCCCGGTTCGCGGAGACCGCCGGCCATTCTCCGGGGCACGCATTCCTGAATGTTCTTCCCGAGACCGCCGGCATCTATCAGATCGATGCGGGCGAGATCCCCTATCGCGTCATGCTCGATCGCGTCGAGAACTGGCGACATCGCCTGCGTGAAGCGGGTTTCGGCGTCGGGCACCGGGTCGGGCTGCTGCTTCAGAACCGGCCGATATATTTTGAGATCTGGTTCGCCCTCAATAGTCTGGGCGCCTCCGTCGTGCCGATCAATCCGGACCTTCGGCTCAGCGAACTCGAATATATCATCGGCCATTCCGGGATGGACGCGGCGTTCGTCCTTCCGGACAGGCGCGATGAGCTGCTGCGCGCGGCCCATAATGCCGGCCAGGCCATGCAGGCGATCGTGCCGGGCGAGCGGATCGAGGCGCCCGCCTCACCGGCGAAAGCCGACGCCGTTCCCGATAGCGCGACCGAGGCCGCGTTGCTCTATACCTCCGGCACCACCGGGAATCCCAAGGGGTGTGTGCTCTCGAACGAATATTTCCTGCATTCGGGCAACTGGTATCGCGACGTCGGCGGAGCGGTGCAATTGCAGCCGGGGAGCGAGCGGATGCTGACCCCCCTGCCCGTATTCCATATGAACGCTATGGCCGTATCCGTCCTCGCGATGATTACGGTGGGGGGATGCCTGACGATCCTCGACCGCTTCCATCCGGGCACCTGGTGGGATTCGGTTCGTCGCAGCGAGGCGACCTGCCTCCACTATCTCGGGGTCATGCCGTCCATGTTGATGAAGGCGCCCCCAAGCGACGAGGATCGGAACCATCGGGTGCGCTTCGGCTTCGGCGCGGGCGTGGCGACCGAGTTGCACGAGCCGTTCGAGGCACGATTCGGCTTTCCGCTGATCGAGGCATGGGCGATGACCGAGACGGGGAGCGGCGGTGTGATCTGCGCCAGTCACGAGCCGCGCAAGGTCGGAACCAGCTGTTTCGGGCGACCGGGCCCCGACGTGGAGATCAGGATCGTCGACGATGCGGGCCGGGATGTCGCCCCGACGAACCCCGGCGAGTTGCTGGTCCGGCGGAGCGGCCCCGATCCGCGCTACGGCTTCTTCAGGGAGTATCTGAAGAACGAGGCCGCCACGGCGGAGGCATGGGACGGCGGGTGGTTTCATACCGGTGACATCGTCCGCCAGGACGCGGACGGCGATCTTCATTTCGTGGATCGCAAGAAGAACGTCATCCGCCGTTCCGGTGAAAATATCGCCGCGGTCGAGGTGGAGACGATCCTCGCCAGGCATCCGCTGATCCGACAGGTCGCGGTGGCGGCGACGCCTGACCCGCTGCGCGGCGACGAGGTCGCGGCGCTGATCGTGGCCAGCGGTGACAAGCAGGATCAGGAGGCGGCCGAGCAGATCATGCGGTGGGCGCTCGATCAGATGGCCTATTACAAGGCGCCGGGCTGGATCGCCTTCGTCGACGCGCTTCCCCTGACGGCGACGGCGAAGATCCTGCGTGCCGCGCTGAAGACGCAGGTCGCGGAGATGATGGGCCGGGGCGAGTTCTTCGACCTGCGCGCCTGGAAGAAGCGCCACCTCTGA
- a CDS encoding thiolase family protein, with protein MRNALAYDEVAICAPVTVPYTRYSSETTHWWAGKAMRALADATGLGPADFDGFCFASFSSAPDTAVGMIQHLGLSPRWLDHIPTGGASGVMALRRAGRAVQCGDAEIVACVAADTNQPDSHRRLLAAFSRFSQDAVYPYGFGGPNATFALITEQYMRTYGVTRADFGKLCVAQRHNALSNPLALQRAPLTLDDYLCARAICDPVHLYDCVMPCAGAEAYIVTTPEIARDLGLPSARIMAAIERHNAYPDDEAQLRGGWAMDVDRLWSGAGIAPSDVDALQVYDDYPVIVAMQMEDLGFCPKGRVADFIRGTTFTIEGDLPLNTNGGQLSAGQAGAAGGFQNMTEGLRQILGVPLGAQVPDARIAMVSGFGLVNYDRGVCSAAALLESCR; from the coding sequence ATGCGGAATGCGCTCGCCTATGACGAGGTCGCGATATGCGCCCCGGTGACGGTGCCCTATACGCGCTACTCGTCCGAAACGACACATTGGTGGGCGGGCAAGGCGATGCGCGCGCTCGCGGACGCGACCGGGCTTGGGCCGGCCGATTTCGATGGCTTCTGCTTCGCCAGTTTCTCATCCGCCCCGGACACGGCGGTCGGCATGATCCAGCATCTCGGACTGTCGCCGCGCTGGCTGGATCATATCCCGACCGGCGGGGCCAGCGGCGTGATGGCCTTGCGGCGCGCCGGTCGCGCCGTACAGTGCGGCGATGCCGAGATCGTCGCCTGTGTCGCGGCGGACACCAACCAGCCAGACAGCCACCGGCGATTGCTGGCGGCCTTTTCGCGTTTCTCGCAGGACGCGGTCTATCCTTATGGTTTCGGCGGCCCCAATGCGACATTCGCGCTCATCACCGAGCAATATATGCGAACCTACGGCGTCACGCGGGCCGATTTCGGCAAGCTGTGCGTCGCCCAGCGACACAATGCGCTCAGCAATCCCCTGGCGTTGCAGCGCGCGCCGCTGACGCTCGACGACTATCTTTGCGCGCGGGCGATCTGCGATCCCGTCCATCTCTACGACTGCGTCATGCCGTGCGCGGGCGCGGAGGCCTATATCGTGACGACGCCGGAGATCGCGCGCGACCTCGGGCTTCCCTCGGCGCGGATCATGGCCGCGATAGAGCGCCACAATGCCTATCCCGATGACGAGGCGCAGCTTCGCGGCGGCTGGGCGATGGATGTCGACCGCCTCTGGTCGGGCGCCGGCATCGCGCCGTCGGATGTCGACGCGCTGCAAGTGTATGACGATTATCCGGTGATCGTGGCGATGCAGATGGAGGACCTCGGCTTCTGCCCGAAAGGGCGCGTCGCGGATTTCATCCGCGGCACGACGTTCACGATCGAGGGCGATCTTCCCCTGAACACCAACGGCGGGCAGCTGTCGGCAGGGCAGGCCGGGGCGGCGGGTGGCTTCCAGAATATGACCGAAGGCTTGCGCCAGATTCTCGGCGTGCCGCTCGGCGCCCAGGTTCCGGATGCGCGCATCGCGATGGTTTCGGGCTTCGGCCTGGTCAACTACGATCGCGGGGTATGTTCCGCGGCGGCGCTTCTGGAGTCCTGTCGATGA
- a CDS encoding SDR family NAD(P)-dependent oxidoreductase produces MTLPPRREHRDPVARRRERHVPPTIRSRAMDAMSARAATGRFVLQRCADCRQVTYPPRDTCPRCWGTLVWEDQPRGATIVSQTTIRVSADLYFRDHLPWRMGKIRLDAGPVALAHFHHALAIGDRADVHLVLDRAGNAALFAVPPGSPSNMADPQWREFVPPIEGRSVLVSDARSAIGLAVVHALRKAGAGMIVAGVPQPARAGGPEAGLDTIDDVRTVPLDLTDGRSVTRCLANIGGPLDIVVNTARFVRACGVSTGNLVDQKRALDVGMLGLLRLAQASAPLLKTRPSGAFVDILSISALAGDAGFAGFAAGEAARLSLLQSFRREMRPAGVRVINLFVGPTDDEDHQSVPLPKLAPARVASGLIEALERGLEELCVGDAAHEAMQRWLADPALYVRETNA; encoded by the coding sequence ATGACATTGCCGCCTCGCCGGGAACATCGCGATCCTGTCGCCAGGCGGCGCGAACGCCATGTCCCCCCCACCATCCGCAGCCGCGCCATGGATGCCATGTCCGCGCGCGCCGCCACGGGGCGCTTCGTCCTCCAGAGATGCGCGGACTGCCGGCAGGTGACCTATCCGCCGCGCGACACCTGCCCGCGTTGCTGGGGCACGCTCGTCTGGGAGGATCAGCCGCGCGGCGCGACGATCGTTTCGCAAACCACCATCCGGGTTTCCGCCGACCTTTATTTCCGCGACCATCTGCCCTGGCGGATGGGCAAGATCCGCCTCGACGCCGGCCCGGTGGCGCTGGCGCATTTTCACCACGCGCTCGCGATCGGCGACCGGGCGGATGTGCATCTGGTTCTGGACCGGGCCGGTAACGCCGCCCTCTTCGCTGTTCCTCCCGGGAGTCCGTCGAACATGGCCGATCCGCAATGGCGCGAATTCGTCCCCCCGATCGAAGGCCGGTCCGTTCTCGTGAGCGACGCACGAAGCGCGATCGGGCTTGCGGTCGTGCATGCGCTCAGGAAGGCCGGCGCGGGGATGATCGTCGCCGGCGTGCCGCAGCCCGCGCGGGCCGGGGGACCCGAGGCCGGTCTGGATACGATCGATGACGTGCGGACCGTCCCGCTCGACCTGACCGATGGCCGATCGGTCACCCGATGTCTGGCGAATATCGGGGGGCCGCTCGATATCGTCGTCAACACCGCCCGCTTCGTGCGGGCCTGCGGCGTCTCCACCGGCAACCTCGTCGATCAGAAGCGCGCGCTCGATGTCGGCATGCTTGGCCTGCTTCGTCTCGCCCAGGCTTCGGCGCCGCTGCTGAAGACCCGCCCGTCCGGCGCGTTCGTCGACATCCTTTCCATTTCCGCGCTGGCGGGTGACGCCGGGTTTGCCGGCTTCGCCGCCGGCGAGGCGGCCCGCCTCTCGCTTCTGCAAAGCTTCCGGCGCGAAATGCGTCCTGCCGGCGTGCGGGTGATCAATCTCTTCGTCGGTCCGACCGACGATGAGGACCACCAATCGGTGCCGCTTCCCAAGCTTGCGCCCGCCCGCGTCGCGAGCGGGCTGATCGAGGCCCTCGAAAGGGGGCTGGAGGAGCTTTGCGTCGGCGATGCCGCGCATGAGGCAATGCAGCGCTGGCTCGCCGATCCGGCCCTGTATGTACGGGAGACGAACGCTTGA
- a CDS encoding cyclase family protein — protein sequence MKTAGQTLPDLLAGIASNEIAVVDLTHTLSPDFPVIVLPAEFGQCEPFRMETVSKYDGNGPAWYWNNISMNEHTGTHFDAPAHWITGKDVPNGTVDTVPASDFIHPAVVIDISAQSQADEDHIVTRAFLEDWERRHAPIPPRHWVLLRTDWHKRVGTEAYLNLRSDGAHSPGPDAEAMRFLVHERDCIGLGVETVGTDAGQAAYFDEPLPAHTILHGNGRFGLQCLTNLDRLPIFGAVIIATPLKIEGGSGSPLRVIALAPTGH from the coding sequence TTGAAGACCGCCGGCCAGACATTGCCCGACCTGCTCGCGGGCATCGCCTCGAACGAAATCGCGGTGGTCGATCTGACCCACACGCTGTCTCCGGATTTCCCCGTCATCGTCCTGCCGGCGGAATTCGGCCAGTGCGAGCCGTTTCGCATGGAAACCGTATCGAAATATGACGGAAACGGGCCTGCCTGGTATTGGAACAACATATCCATGAACGAACATACGGGCACGCATTTCGATGCGCCGGCGCATTGGATCACGGGCAAGGATGTCCCCAACGGAACCGTCGATACCGTCCCGGCGAGCGATTTCATTCACCCGGCGGTGGTGATCGACATCAGCGCGCAGAGCCAGGCCGATGAAGATCATATCGTGACCCGCGCCTTCCTGGAGGATTGGGAAAGACGCCATGCGCCGATCCCGCCGCGCCACTGGGTTCTGCTGCGCACGGATTGGCACAAGCGGGTCGGCACCGAGGCGTATCTCAACCTCAGGAGCGATGGCGCGCACTCTCCGGGGCCGGACGCCGAGGCGATGCGGTTTCTCGTGCATGAGCGGGATTGCATCGGCCTTGGCGTCGAAACCGTCGGCACCGACGCGGGTCAGGCGGCTTATTTCGACGAACCCTTGCCGGCCCACACCATCTTGCACGGCAACGGTCGCTTCGGGCTTCAGTGCCTGACCAATCTCGATCGATTGCCCATATTCGGCGCGGTGATCATCGCGACGCCCCTGAAGATCGAGGGGGGATCGGGAAGCCCGCTCCGCGTGATCGCCCTCGCGCCGACCGGCCATTGA
- a CDS encoding MarR family winged helix-turn-helix transcriptional regulator — protein MAKRAGRPPSTQDALEDYLPYLVNRLASLGQAVQNKQLAVNGVNVVTLRTLSLLHIQDGRTVNEIAALAFAEQSTASRAIDAMVTAGLVERRISEKDMRRREIVLTEKGREVLRACWPLMEDHYARIMRDVAPADLQVCRRVLARMIDNIR, from the coding sequence ATGGCGAAGCGCGCGGGTCGCCCCCCTTCCACACAGGACGCGCTGGAGGATTACCTGCCCTATCTCGTCAACCGGCTCGCGAGCCTGGGGCAGGCCGTGCAGAACAAGCAACTGGCGGTCAACGGCGTCAATGTCGTCACGCTGCGGACCTTGTCGCTGTTGCACATCCAGGATGGGCGGACCGTCAATGAGATCGCCGCGCTGGCTTTCGCCGAGCAGTCGACAGCCAGCCGCGCGATCGACGCGATGGTGACGGCGGGCCTGGTCGAACGGCGGATATCCGAAAAGGATATGCGGCGTCGCGAGATCGTGTTGACGGAGAAGGGCCGTGAGGTGCTGCGCGCCTGCTGGCCCCTGATGGAAGACCATTATGCGAGGATCATGCGGGATGTCGCCCCGGCGGATCTCCAGGTCTGCCGCCGCGTGCTGGCGCGGATGATTGACAATATCCGGTGA
- a CDS encoding MarR family winged helix-turn-helix transcriptional regulator, whose product MADEPTRHPLLGRSSRSRRRELRVWLSMLSLHGEIFTRLNRALSSACGLSIAKFDVLAQLDRCPGGMTLGQLSQRLKVTGGNVSGLVRRLVADGLITREMSSTDRRSFVVDLTSAGKTVFDQACIVHQAELEACFKSIPTRELDAVLHALDRLNGILPGGR is encoded by the coding sequence ATGGCAGACGAACCCACGCGACATCCCTTGCTCGGAAGGTCGTCGCGGTCGCGCAGGCGGGAACTCCGCGTCTGGCTGTCCATGCTGTCCCTGCACGGGGAGATCTTCACCCGGCTCAATCGTGCCCTGTCGTCAGCCTGTGGCTTGTCGATCGCGAAATTCGACGTACTCGCCCAGCTCGACCGGTGCCCCGGAGGGATGACCCTCGGGCAATTGTCCCAGCGGCTGAAGGTCACGGGCGGCAACGTGTCGGGGCTTGTCCGGCGCCTTGTCGCGGATGGGCTGATAACCCGTGAAATGTCGAGCACCGACCGGCGCTCTTTCGTTGTCGATCTGACCAGCGCGGGCAAGACCGTTTTCGATCAGGCCTGCATCGTTCACCAGGCGGAGCTGGAAGCCTGCTTCAAGTCCATCCCGACGCGCGAACTCGATGCCGTTCTGCACGCGCTGGATCGACTGAACGGCATTCTTCCGGGCGGAAGATAG